The following coding sequences lie in one Peribacillus frigoritolerans genomic window:
- the gltD gene encoding glutamate synthase small subunit encodes MGKATGFMDYPREKPKDRNPLTRLNDWREYTAPFSDEKLSTQGARCMDCATPFCHMGMELNRVTTGCPIHNLIPEWNDLVYRGRWKEALDRLSKTNNFPEFTGRVCPAPCEGSCTVAISDPAVTIKNIERTIIDKGFENGWITPRIPESRTGKKIAIIGSGPAGLASADQLNQAGHSVTVYERSDRAGGLLTYGIPNMKLEKDVVARRIKLLTQEGIDFITNTEVGKDISAEELQDQYDAVILCTGAQKQRDLKIEGRGATGIHLAMDYLTTSTKSLLDSNFEDGKFLDTKGKDVIVIGGGDTGADCVATALRQECKSVVQFGKHPILPTARTSDNMWPAYPNVFSLDYAYEEAEAKFGADPRQYSIQTKKIVADENGNVKELHTISMEKIKGDDGMYIFREVPGTEKVWPAQFVFIAIGFEGTEMPLLTQFGVETVNQKIDAVYGDYRTNVEGVFAAGDARRGQSLIVWAINEGREVAREVDRYLMGASVLP; translated from the coding sequence ATGGGAAAAGCAACAGGATTTATGGATTATCCGCGAGAAAAACCAAAAGACCGGAATCCTCTCACTCGTTTAAACGACTGGAGAGAGTATACAGCTCCTTTCTCTGATGAAAAGTTAAGTACACAGGGAGCGCGGTGTATGGACTGCGCCACCCCTTTCTGTCATATGGGCATGGAATTGAACCGGGTCACAACGGGCTGTCCGATTCATAATCTGATTCCGGAGTGGAATGATTTGGTGTACCGCGGCAGATGGAAAGAAGCATTGGACCGTTTATCGAAAACGAATAATTTCCCTGAATTCACCGGGCGCGTCTGCCCGGCCCCTTGTGAAGGGTCTTGTACGGTAGCGATAAGCGACCCTGCCGTTACCATCAAGAACATTGAACGGACCATCATCGATAAAGGGTTTGAAAATGGCTGGATCACGCCTCGCATCCCTGAAAGCAGGACCGGCAAGAAAATTGCCATCATCGGTTCAGGCCCGGCAGGATTGGCGAGTGCCGACCAGTTGAATCAAGCAGGTCATTCGGTCACGGTTTATGAGCGTTCAGACCGTGCAGGCGGGCTGTTGACATACGGTATCCCTAACATGAAGCTTGAAAAAGATGTCGTTGCACGCCGAATCAAATTATTGACCCAGGAAGGCATCGACTTCATTACCAATACAGAAGTAGGCAAAGATATTTCAGCCGAAGAACTGCAAGATCAATATGATGCAGTCATCCTTTGCACAGGTGCCCAAAAGCAGCGTGACCTGAAAATTGAAGGCCGAGGGGCAACAGGCATTCACCTTGCAATGGATTACTTAACGACTTCGACAAAAAGCCTGTTGGACTCCAATTTTGAAGACGGCAAGTTTTTAGACACTAAGGGGAAGGACGTCATCGTAATCGGCGGCGGGGATACAGGAGCTGACTGTGTTGCAACTGCTCTTCGCCAGGAATGTAAGAGCGTCGTACAATTCGGGAAGCATCCAATCCTTCCGACGGCCCGTACATCTGATAATATGTGGCCAGCCTACCCGAATGTGTTTTCCCTCGATTATGCGTATGAAGAAGCGGAAGCGAAATTCGGTGCAGATCCGCGTCAATATTCAATCCAAACAAAGAAGATTGTAGCCGATGAAAATGGCAACGTTAAAGAACTGCACACAATCTCAATGGAAAAAATCAAAGGCGATGACGGAATGTACATTTTCAGGGAAGTTCCAGGAACTGAAAAAGTATGGCCTGCACAATTCGTTTTCATCGCAATCGGATTTGAAGGAACGGAAATGCCGCTATTAACTCAATTTGGCGTAGAAACAGTAAATCAAAAAATTGATGCCGTTTATGGCGATTACAGAACGAATGTCGAAGGAGTTTTCGCTGCCGGAGATGCAAGGAGAGGGCAAAGCCTCATCGTTTGGGCAATCAATGAAGGCCGTGAAGTGGCAAGAGAAGTGGACCGCTACTTGATGGGCGCATCGGTATTGCCATAA
- the gltB gene encoding glutamate synthase large subunit produces MTYNQIPKAQGLYHPEFEHDACGIGLYAHLKGLATHDIVKQGLNMLCQLDHRGGQGSDPLTGDGAGLMVQIPDEYFRLACPEMNLPAKGRYGVGMLFFSNNDDERNEIEARLNAFIEQEGQTLLGWRTVPVDATKIGEVGKETCPTIRQVFIGASEGMTDDLAFERKLFIIRKQAENWARERGNRFYFASLSSATIVYKGLLTPEQVDAFYLDLQQESFVSAFALVHSRFSTNTFPSWERAHPNRYLIHNGEINTLRGNVNWMKAREQQFVSEAFGDDLQKVLPILDIDGSDSSILDNALEFFVLAGRKPAHAAMMLIPEPWTENPHMTKEKKAFYEYHSMLMEPWDGPTAISFTNGKQIGAILDRNGLRPARYYVTKDDYIIFSSEVGVIDEEPENVLYKDRLSPGRMLLIDLEEGRIVSDEEIKSEMAQENPYQQWLDEQLVQLSDEEPVLEGEPLSDLLFRQKAFGYTYEDVQKYLLPVINEGKDPLGSMGNDIPLAVLSDRPQSLFNYFKQSFAQVTNPPIDSLREQIVTSTMTFLGAEGDLLKPDETNSRRIQLDSPVLTPGQMQQLKENAYPEFRSKVIHTLFSEDLESGLDRICREAEQAIADGVSLLILSDKDMSKEKAAIPSLLAASALHQELIRHGNRTKVSIIVESGEAREVHHYASLIGYGVDAIYPYLAYETYKQAVLEGSLATSYEETVRKYVSSVTEGIVKVMSKMGISTIQSYRGAQIFEAVGIGADVIERYFSGTASQLSGIDLVTIADEALIRHRKAAADSLDETLESGSDFQWRKTGEHHAFNPKTIHTLQWACRKGDYNLFKQYSNLANEERLGFLRNLFSFDQKRQSISIDEVESVESIVSRFKTGAMSFGSLSQEAHETLAIAMNRLGGKSNSGEGGEHPSRYQLDENGDNRRSGIKQIASGRFGVKSHYLVNADELQIKMAQGAKPGEGGQLPGNKVYPWVAEVRGSTPGVGLISPPPHHDIYSIEDLAQLIHDLKNANRDARISVKLVSKAGVGTIAAGVAKGAADVIVISGYDGGTGASPKTSIKHTGLPWELGLAEAHQTLMLNGLRSRVVLETDGKLMTGRDVVMAAILGAEEFGFATAPLVVLGCVMMRACHLDTCPVGVATQNPELRSKFTGDADHVVNFMRFIAEEVRETMAELGFRTLEEMVGRTDVLQVSERAQNHWKAKHLDLTTLLFQPEGIRTYQLPQNHKIEESLDIREILPVVEPALNDQTQVDVSFPITNVNRVVGTIVGSEVSKRYGEEGLPEDTITLRFTGSAGQSFGAFIPKGMSMYLTGDVNDYVGKGLSGGKIIVTAPSGNQIEAGDNVIAGNIALYGATSGEAYINGRAGERFAVRNSGVNVVVEGIGDHGCEYMTGGRVVILGDVGKNFAAGMSGGIAYVLADDAEEFKALCNGEMIEFETLDDMDDANEVKEMLYSHLHYTESAKASYVLENWEDFAKRFVKVIPKDYKRMIKSINEQKRAGLTDEEAIMSAFQANAVQDKKITKQAVMQ; encoded by the coding sequence ATGACATACAATCAAATACCAAAAGCACAAGGGCTCTACCATCCTGAATTTGAACATGATGCATGTGGGATCGGTTTATACGCTCATTTAAAAGGGCTTGCTACACATGACATCGTCAAACAAGGACTGAATATGCTGTGCCAATTAGATCATCGCGGCGGACAAGGCAGCGATCCCCTTACAGGAGATGGCGCAGGATTAATGGTACAGATTCCTGATGAATATTTCAGGCTGGCATGCCCGGAAATGAACTTGCCGGCAAAAGGACGCTATGGTGTAGGCATGCTCTTTTTCTCTAACAATGATGATGAACGGAATGAAATCGAAGCTCGTTTGAATGCATTTATCGAACAAGAGGGCCAAACGTTATTAGGCTGGAGAACGGTTCCTGTTGATGCAACGAAAATCGGGGAGGTCGGCAAGGAGACATGTCCGACGATTCGCCAAGTATTCATCGGGGCAAGCGAAGGGATGACTGATGATTTAGCTTTTGAGCGTAAATTGTTCATTATCAGAAAACAAGCTGAAAACTGGGCTCGTGAACGCGGCAATCGTTTTTATTTTGCCAGCCTTTCAAGTGCTACGATCGTTTACAAAGGATTGTTGACGCCTGAGCAGGTGGATGCTTTTTATCTTGACCTTCAACAGGAGTCCTTCGTTTCGGCTTTCGCTTTAGTGCATTCCCGCTTCAGCACGAATACTTTTCCTAGTTGGGAACGGGCACATCCAAACCGTTACCTGATCCATAATGGCGAAATCAATACGCTTAGAGGTAATGTGAATTGGATGAAAGCGCGTGAGCAGCAGTTTGTTTCGGAAGCATTCGGGGATGACCTGCAAAAGGTCCTGCCCATTCTGGATATAGACGGCAGTGATTCCTCGATTCTTGATAATGCACTTGAATTCTTCGTGCTTGCAGGGCGTAAACCAGCACATGCGGCGATGATGCTCATTCCTGAACCATGGACGGAAAATCCGCATATGACGAAGGAAAAGAAGGCATTTTACGAATATCATAGCATGCTCATGGAGCCATGGGATGGTCCGACGGCCATATCCTTTACGAATGGCAAGCAAATCGGTGCCATCCTGGATCGTAATGGTTTAAGGCCGGCAAGGTATTATGTGACTAAAGATGATTACATCATTTTCTCCTCTGAAGTCGGCGTGATCGATGAGGAGCCGGAGAATGTATTATACAAAGATCGTTTAAGCCCAGGCAGAATGCTTTTAATAGATTTAGAGGAAGGCCGTATTGTTTCCGATGAAGAGATCAAGTCGGAAATGGCTCAGGAAAATCCATACCAGCAATGGCTGGACGAACAGCTTGTTCAATTAAGTGACGAAGAACCTGTGCTCGAAGGGGAGCCATTGAGTGATTTATTATTCAGGCAAAAAGCGTTTGGATACACGTATGAAGATGTCCAAAAATATTTACTGCCTGTCATTAATGAAGGCAAAGATCCACTGGGCAGCATGGGGAATGACATTCCGTTAGCAGTCTTATCAGATCGCCCGCAATCGCTATTCAACTATTTCAAGCAATCCTTTGCACAGGTAACCAACCCGCCAATCGATTCGCTTCGTGAACAAATCGTCACGTCAACGATGACATTTCTCGGTGCGGAAGGAGATTTGCTGAAACCGGATGAAACGAACAGCCGCCGCATTCAATTGGATTCACCTGTTTTGACGCCAGGTCAAATGCAGCAGTTGAAAGAAAATGCCTATCCTGAATTCAGGAGCAAAGTCATTCACACTTTATTTTCAGAAGATTTAGAGAGTGGACTCGATCGCATCTGCCGTGAAGCGGAACAAGCGATCGCTGATGGGGTCAGCCTTTTGATATTATCTGACAAGGATATGAGCAAAGAAAAAGCTGCGATTCCTTCCCTGCTGGCTGCGAGCGCCCTTCATCAAGAGCTGATCCGCCATGGTAACCGTACGAAGGTGAGCATTATCGTTGAATCGGGGGAAGCAAGGGAAGTCCATCATTATGCATCCCTAATCGGGTATGGAGTGGATGCGATTTACCCGTATCTTGCTTATGAAACATATAAGCAGGCGGTATTGGAAGGCAGTTTGGCCACCAGCTACGAAGAAACGGTAAGGAAATATGTAAGCTCTGTGACAGAAGGCATCGTAAAAGTGATGTCGAAAATGGGGATTTCAACGATTCAAAGTTATCGCGGCGCACAAATTTTCGAAGCGGTCGGAATCGGTGCTGATGTGATCGAACGCTATTTCAGCGGTACGGCATCGCAGCTTAGTGGGATCGATTTGGTAACGATCGCAGATGAAGCGTTGATTCGCCATAGGAAAGCTGCAGCCGATTCCCTTGATGAAACGCTTGAAAGCGGAAGTGATTTTCAATGGAGAAAAACAGGGGAACATCATGCTTTCAATCCTAAAACGATCCATACATTGCAATGGGCGTGCCGGAAAGGCGATTATAATTTATTTAAGCAATATTCAAACTTGGCGAATGAAGAGAGACTCGGGTTTTTACGGAATTTATTCTCGTTCGATCAAAAACGCCAAAGCATTTCAATAGATGAAGTGGAATCCGTGGAATCCATCGTCAGCCGATTCAAAACGGGCGCGATGTCATTCGGTTCATTGAGTCAGGAAGCACATGAAACATTAGCGATTGCGATGAACCGTTTAGGCGGAAAAAGCAATAGCGGTGAAGGCGGGGAGCACCCTAGCCGTTACCAACTGGATGAAAACGGCGATAATCGCCGCAGCGGTATTAAACAAATTGCGTCCGGCCGTTTTGGAGTGAAAAGCCATTACCTTGTTAATGCCGATGAACTTCAAATCAAAATGGCGCAAGGTGCTAAGCCGGGTGAAGGCGGCCAGCTGCCCGGAAACAAAGTATATCCTTGGGTTGCAGAGGTCCGCGGTTCCACACCGGGTGTCGGCCTGATTTCACCGCCTCCGCATCACGATATCTATTCGATTGAAGATTTGGCACAGCTGATCCATGATTTGAAAAATGCGAACCGTGATGCCAGGATAAGCGTCAAGCTTGTGTCAAAAGCAGGCGTAGGCACGATCGCAGCCGGCGTGGCCAAAGGAGCCGCAGATGTCATCGTTATCAGCGGGTATGATGGCGGTACGGGTGCATCACCAAAAACGAGTATCAAACATACTGGTCTTCCTTGGGAGCTTGGTCTTGCCGAAGCACACCAAACATTAATGCTGAATGGCCTGCGCAGCCGTGTAGTCCTTGAAACGGATGGAAAGTTAATGACGGGACGCGATGTGGTCATGGCAGCTATCCTTGGAGCGGAAGAATTCGGCTTTGCTACAGCACCGCTTGTGGTCCTAGGCTGTGTCATGATGCGTGCTTGCCATTTGGATACATGTCCTGTCGGGGTAGCTACCCAAAACCCTGAACTTCGCAGCAAATTCACTGGAGATGCGGATCATGTCGTGAATTTCATGCGCTTCATCGCTGAGGAAGTCCGGGAAACGATGGCTGAGCTTGGCTTTAGAACACTGGAAGAAATGGTCGGCCGCACTGATGTTTTACAAGTGAGCGAGCGGGCGCAAAACCATTGGAAAGCGAAGCATCTGGACTTGACGACACTTCTTTTCCAACCGGAGGGGATTCGTACGTATCAACTTCCTCAAAACCATAAAATAGAAGAATCTTTGGATATCCGTGAGATTTTACCTGTTGTGGAGCCTGCTTTAAATGACCAAACCCAGGTGGATGTCAGCTTCCCGATTACCAACGTGAACCGTGTGGTCGGAACGATTGTCGGCAGTGAAGTATCCAAACGCTACGGTGAGGAAGGGTTGCCTGAAGATACGATCACACTTCGTTTTACAGGATCGGCGGGCCAGAGCTTCGGTGCGTTCATTCCAAAAGGGATGTCGATGTATTTGACTGGTGATGTGAATGACTATGTTGGGAAAGGCTTATCTGGCGGGAAAATCATTGTCACGGCACCTTCTGGCAATCAGATCGAGGCCGGGGACAATGTAATTGCCGGAAATATCGCCTTATATGGTGCAACAAGCGGCGAGGCCTACATTAATGGCCGTGCAGGAGAACGATTTGCCGTACGTAACAGTGGAGTCAATGTCGTCGTTGAAGGAATTGGAGACCATGGCTGTGAGTATATGACAGGCGGACGCGTGGTCATTCTGGGCGACGTCGGCAAAAACTTTGCGGCAGGCATGTCAGGCGGCATCGCTTATGTACTTGCTGATGATGCAGAAGAATTCAAGGCATTATGCAATGGTGAAATGATAGAATTCGAGACACTTGATGATATGGATGATGCAAACGAGGTAAAAGAAATGCTTTACAGCCACCTTCATTATACAGAAAGTGCCAAAGCATCGTATGTACTGGAGAACTGGGAGGATTTCGCTAAGAGATTCGTAAAAGTCATTCCGAAAGATTACAAACGGATGATCAAAAGCATCAATGAGCAGAAGCGTGCAGGGCTGACGGATGAAGAAGCGATCATGAGTGCATTTCAAGCAAATGCCGTTCAAGATAAAAAAATCACTAAACAAGCTGTGATGCAGTAA
- a CDS encoding LysR family transcriptional regulator, which yields MELRQLRYFVEVAEREHVSEAAEHLHIAQSAISRQISRLEDELGVLLFEKIGRNIQLTPIGKIFLIHAKTAIQAIEYAKYQIEEFLDPEHGSIKIGFPTSLSTHLLPTVISAFKDEQPNIGFHLRQGSYSSLKEAVKNREIGLAFLGPIPTNDPDIEGHILFTENISALLPITHPLAERKSLRLSDLRNDPFVLFPKGYIFHTIALEACKAAGFAPNIASEGEDMDSIKGLVSAGIGVSLLPDSTFYEVIPRLTVKIPIDTPEVKRTVGIITPKNRDLAPSEKLFYQFAKKFFSVLEQYQ from the coding sequence ATGGAACTACGACAATTACGTTATTTTGTTGAAGTCGCCGAGAGGGAACACGTCTCAGAAGCCGCAGAGCACCTGCATATCGCACAATCAGCAATCAGCCGGCAAATCTCCAGACTGGAAGATGAACTTGGCGTTCTTTTATTCGAGAAAATCGGCCGGAATATCCAGTTAACTCCCATTGGTAAAATATTCTTGATCCATGCCAAAACAGCGATACAGGCGATTGAATATGCCAAATATCAAATTGAGGAGTTTTTGGACCCTGAACACGGAAGCATTAAAATCGGGTTTCCGACCAGCCTTTCCACCCATTTACTGCCTACCGTCATTTCCGCTTTTAAAGATGAGCAGCCAAATATCGGCTTCCACTTAAGACAGGGATCTTATTCCTCTTTAAAGGAAGCTGTCAAAAATCGCGAAATCGGATTAGCCTTCCTTGGACCGATTCCGACAAACGATCCAGATATCGAAGGTCATATCCTGTTCACGGAAAACATATCTGCTTTACTGCCAATAACTCACCCATTGGCTGAAAGAAAGAGTCTGCGCCTAAGTGATTTACGAAATGATCCCTTCGTCTTGTTTCCCAAAGGATACATCTTTCACACTATCGCTCTTGAAGCGTGCAAAGCAGCCGGTTTCGCACCTAATATCGCCTCGGAAGGTGAAGACATGGATTCCATAAAAGGGCTCGTTTCTGCCGGAATCGGAGTCAGTCTGCTCCCTGACAGTACTTTTTATGAAGTCATTCCAAGACTGACTGTCAAGATCCCGATCGATACACCCGAAGTCAAACGGACTGTCGGCATCATCACTCCTAAAAATAGGGACTTGGCTCCATCAGAAAAACTTTTTTACCAATTTGCCAAAAAGTTTTTCTCTGTTCTCGAGCAATATCAATAA